In Geotrypetes seraphini chromosome 4, aGeoSer1.1, whole genome shotgun sequence, a single window of DNA contains:
- the SLC22A31 gene encoding putative solute carrier family 22 member 31 isoform X2: MDFDGQVLPRTGGFGRFSRLLAAALWAPNVALALGFFSELLYCEEPEHRCRSDPSLRNLSGPELLLDTAGWSRCQQSNDSGSCTRGWEYESSAGLRSNIVSQWDLVCKKRWKISLELVSYMASWLGGFVVFGCACDRLGRRPVFVFSLVLVILAGVGVAVSLDYIMFLLIRGLYGSALAGTFLSLYITRLEICDPAHRLMVTMIAHLFWVAGELLLPGLAALSKEWRILQGVITTSQALLLVYWGCQSLFPESARWLLATHQLDRAKKQLRFFAEANAVNLDGEMYGEEHLFTEMDSMAEGPVQARYHSVCHLFHTRIVWKNSLILGFSACIGTGIRHSYLQNLQGYGPPFYFVYFLMAATEAASCLFLYATVNRFGRRAILLLCTILTGVSSLLLLALTEYLFPGIALAISILGILASHAVVMLSVFFASEVLPTVIRGSGLGLILAASFVGRAAAPIMDLHNRKGFFLHHVIFSSFAILSVLSIMLLPESKRKSLPESLRDGESLRRPPLFLSRAKDDLPLLSSARTAHSDYNPENYSRLMTATKKMLSKDPPPYQADRLQGEENQALTLDT; this comes from the exons ATGGACTTTGACGGGCAGGTGCTGCCCCGCACCGGGGGCTTCGGCCGCTTTTCCCGGCTGCTGGCCGCCGCCCTCTGGGCGCCCAACGTGGCGCTGGCCCTGGGCTTCTTCTCCGAGCTGCTCTATTGTGAGGAGCCCGAGCACCGTTGCCGGTCCGACCCCTCCCTCCGCAACCTCTCCGGCCCCGAGTTGCTGCTGGACACCGCCGGCTGGAGCCGCTGCCAGCAGAGCAACGACAGCGGCTCCTGCACCCGGGGCTGGGAGTACGAGAGCAGCGCCGGGCTCCGCAGCAACATCGTCAGCCag TGGGATCTGGTGTGCAAGAAACGCTGGAAGATTTCTCTGGAGCTGGTCAGCTATATGGCCAGCTGGCTGGGCGGCTTCGTCGTGTTTGGCTGTGCCTGTGACag GTTGGGCCGTCGTCCTGTCTTTGTCTTCTCGCTGGTGCTTGTGATCCTTGCGGGTGTGGGAGTGGCAGTTTCGCTGGATTACATCATGTTCCTGCTGATAAGAGGGCTTTATGGCAGTGCCCTGGCAGGGACCTTCCTCTCCCTCTACATCACCC gACTGGAAATCTGCGATCCCGCACATAGGCTGATGGTCACCATGATTGCTCATTTGTTCTGGGTGGCAGGAGAACTGCTCTTACCAGGCCTGGCTGCACTGAGTAAAGAGTGGCGCATTCTGCAGGGCGTGATAACCACCTCTCAAGCACTGCTGCTTGTGTACTGGGG TTGCCAGTCCCTGTTCCCAGAGTCAGCCCGTTGGCTGCTGGCCACACATCAGCTGGATCGGGCCAAGAAGCAGCTGCGATTCTTTGCAGAGGCCAATGCGGTGAATCTAGATGGCGAAATGTACGGTGAAGAACATCTGTTTACAG AGATGGACTCGATGGCTGAAGGACCTGTACAGGCCAGATATCACTCCGTGTGCCATCTCTTCCACACTCGCATTGTTTGGAAAAACAGCCTGATTCTGGGCTTCTCAGC GTGTATTGGCACAGGCATCCGCCACAGCTATCTCCAGAACCTGCAGGGCTACGGACCCCCCTTCTATTTTGTCTATTTTCTTATGGCGGCCACAGAGGCGGCCTCGTGTCTCTTTCTCTATGCAACTGTGAACAGGTTTGGCCGGCGTGCCATCCTTCTCCTCTGCACCATCTTAACAGGAGTCTCCTCCCTGCTGCTACTGGCACTGACAGAGT ACCTCTTTCCAGGAATTGCACTGGCTATTTCCATACTGGGCATCCTGGCGTCACATGCCGTGGTTATGCTGAGCGtcttttttgccagtgaggttctTCCCACGGTGATCAG GGGCTCAGGGCTGGGTCTGATCTTGGCCGCCAGCTTTGTCGGAAGAGCAGCAGCTCCCATCATGGACTTGCACAACCGGAAGGGTTTCTTCCTACACCACGTGATCTTCTCCTCCTTTGCCATCCTCTCCGTGCTGAGTATTATGCTCCTGCCAGAAAGCAAACGCAAGAGTCTGCCCGAATCACTGCGGGATGGCGAGAGCCTACGCCGGCCACCGCTCTTCCTGTCTCGTGCCAAGGATGACCTGCCGCTGCTTTCTTCAGCCAGAACCGCACACAGCGATTACAACCCCGAGAACTACTCCCGGCTCATGACCGCCACCAAGAAAATGCTGAGCAAAGATCCTCCTCCTTATCAAGCTGACCGCCTGCAAGGTGAGGAGAACCAGGCGCTGACCCTTGACACTTAG
- the SLC22A31 gene encoding putative solute carrier family 22 member 31 isoform X1: protein MDFDGQVLPRTGGFGRFSRLLAAALWAPNVALALGFFSELLYCEEPEHRCRSDPSLRNLSGPELLLDTAGWSRCQQSNDSGSCTRGWEYESSAGLRSNIVSQWDLVCKKRWKISLELVSYMASWLGGFVVFGCACDRLGRRPVFVFSLVLVILAGVGVAVSLDYIMFLLIRGLYGSALAGTFLSLYITRLEICDPAHRLMVTMIAHLFWVAGELLLPGLAALSKEWRILQGVITTSQALLLVYWGCQSLFPESARWLLATHQLDRAKKQLRFFAEANAVNLDGEMYGEEHLFTEMDSMAEGPVQARYHSVCHLFHTRIVWKNSLILGFSACIGTGIRHSYLQNLQGYGPPFYFVYFLMAATEAASCLFLYATVNRFGRRAILLLCTILTGVSSLLLLALTEYLFPGIALAISILGILASHAVVMLSVFFASEVLPTVIRGSGLGLILAASFVGRAAAPIMDLHNRKGFFLHHVIFSSFAILSVLSIMLLPESKRKSLPESLRDGESLRRPPLFLSRAKDDLPLLSSARTAHSDYNPENYSRLMTATKKMLSKDPPPYQADRLQVYHGFPADVGEKRKTNDFGQVFHETIGQKAENG from the exons ATGGACTTTGACGGGCAGGTGCTGCCCCGCACCGGGGGCTTCGGCCGCTTTTCCCGGCTGCTGGCCGCCGCCCTCTGGGCGCCCAACGTGGCGCTGGCCCTGGGCTTCTTCTCCGAGCTGCTCTATTGTGAGGAGCCCGAGCACCGTTGCCGGTCCGACCCCTCCCTCCGCAACCTCTCCGGCCCCGAGTTGCTGCTGGACACCGCCGGCTGGAGCCGCTGCCAGCAGAGCAACGACAGCGGCTCCTGCACCCGGGGCTGGGAGTACGAGAGCAGCGCCGGGCTCCGCAGCAACATCGTCAGCCag TGGGATCTGGTGTGCAAGAAACGCTGGAAGATTTCTCTGGAGCTGGTCAGCTATATGGCCAGCTGGCTGGGCGGCTTCGTCGTGTTTGGCTGTGCCTGTGACag GTTGGGCCGTCGTCCTGTCTTTGTCTTCTCGCTGGTGCTTGTGATCCTTGCGGGTGTGGGAGTGGCAGTTTCGCTGGATTACATCATGTTCCTGCTGATAAGAGGGCTTTATGGCAGTGCCCTGGCAGGGACCTTCCTCTCCCTCTACATCACCC gACTGGAAATCTGCGATCCCGCACATAGGCTGATGGTCACCATGATTGCTCATTTGTTCTGGGTGGCAGGAGAACTGCTCTTACCAGGCCTGGCTGCACTGAGTAAAGAGTGGCGCATTCTGCAGGGCGTGATAACCACCTCTCAAGCACTGCTGCTTGTGTACTGGGG TTGCCAGTCCCTGTTCCCAGAGTCAGCCCGTTGGCTGCTGGCCACACATCAGCTGGATCGGGCCAAGAAGCAGCTGCGATTCTTTGCAGAGGCCAATGCGGTGAATCTAGATGGCGAAATGTACGGTGAAGAACATCTGTTTACAG AGATGGACTCGATGGCTGAAGGACCTGTACAGGCCAGATATCACTCCGTGTGCCATCTCTTCCACACTCGCATTGTTTGGAAAAACAGCCTGATTCTGGGCTTCTCAGC GTGTATTGGCACAGGCATCCGCCACAGCTATCTCCAGAACCTGCAGGGCTACGGACCCCCCTTCTATTTTGTCTATTTTCTTATGGCGGCCACAGAGGCGGCCTCGTGTCTCTTTCTCTATGCAACTGTGAACAGGTTTGGCCGGCGTGCCATCCTTCTCCTCTGCACCATCTTAACAGGAGTCTCCTCCCTGCTGCTACTGGCACTGACAGAGT ACCTCTTTCCAGGAATTGCACTGGCTATTTCCATACTGGGCATCCTGGCGTCACATGCCGTGGTTATGCTGAGCGtcttttttgccagtgaggttctTCCCACGGTGATCAG GGGCTCAGGGCTGGGTCTGATCTTGGCCGCCAGCTTTGTCGGAAGAGCAGCAGCTCCCATCATGGACTTGCACAACCGGAAGGGTTTCTTCCTACACCACGTGATCTTCTCCTCCTTTGCCATCCTCTCCGTGCTGAGTATTATGCTCCTGCCAGAAAGCAAACGCAAGAGTCTGCCCGAATCACTGCGGGATGGCGAGAGCCTACGCCGGCCACCGCTCTTCCTGTCTCGTGCCAAGGATGACCTGCCGCTGCTTTCTTCAGCCAGAACCGCACACAGCGATTACAACCCCGAGAACTACTCCCGGCTCATGACCGCCACCAAGAAAATGCTGAGCAAAGATCCTCCTCCTTATCAAGCTGACCGCCTGCAAG
- the SLC22A31 gene encoding putative solute carrier family 22 member 31 isoform X3, with the protein MDFDGQVLPRTGGFGRFSRLLAAALWAPNVALALGFFSELLYCEEPEHRCRSDPSLRNLSGPELLLDTAGWSRCQQSNDSGSCTRGWEYESSAGLRSNIVSQWDLVCKKRWKISLELVSYMASWLGGFVVFGCACDRLGRRPVFVFSLVLVILAGVGVAVSLDYIMFLLIRGLYGSALAGTFLSLYITRLEICDPAHRLMVTMIAHLFWVAGELLLPGLAALSKEWRILQGVITTSQALLLVYWGCQSLFPESARWLLATHQLDRAKKQLRFFAEANAVNLDGEMYGEEHLFTEMDSMAEGPVQARYHSVCHLFHTRIVWKNSLILGFSACIGTGIRHSYLQNLQGYGPPFYFVYFLMAATEAASCLFLYATVNRFGRRAILLLCTILTGVSSLLLLALTEYLFPGIALAISILGILASHAVVMLSVFFASEVLPTVIRGSGLGLILAASFVGRAAAPIMDLHNRKGFFLHHVIFSSFAILSVLSIMLLPESKRKSLPESLRDGESLRRPPLFLSRAKDDLPLLSSARTAHSDYNPENYSRLMTATKKMLSKDPPPYQADRLQAQVTKGRSQ; encoded by the exons ATGGACTTTGACGGGCAGGTGCTGCCCCGCACCGGGGGCTTCGGCCGCTTTTCCCGGCTGCTGGCCGCCGCCCTCTGGGCGCCCAACGTGGCGCTGGCCCTGGGCTTCTTCTCCGAGCTGCTCTATTGTGAGGAGCCCGAGCACCGTTGCCGGTCCGACCCCTCCCTCCGCAACCTCTCCGGCCCCGAGTTGCTGCTGGACACCGCCGGCTGGAGCCGCTGCCAGCAGAGCAACGACAGCGGCTCCTGCACCCGGGGCTGGGAGTACGAGAGCAGCGCCGGGCTCCGCAGCAACATCGTCAGCCag TGGGATCTGGTGTGCAAGAAACGCTGGAAGATTTCTCTGGAGCTGGTCAGCTATATGGCCAGCTGGCTGGGCGGCTTCGTCGTGTTTGGCTGTGCCTGTGACag GTTGGGCCGTCGTCCTGTCTTTGTCTTCTCGCTGGTGCTTGTGATCCTTGCGGGTGTGGGAGTGGCAGTTTCGCTGGATTACATCATGTTCCTGCTGATAAGAGGGCTTTATGGCAGTGCCCTGGCAGGGACCTTCCTCTCCCTCTACATCACCC gACTGGAAATCTGCGATCCCGCACATAGGCTGATGGTCACCATGATTGCTCATTTGTTCTGGGTGGCAGGAGAACTGCTCTTACCAGGCCTGGCTGCACTGAGTAAAGAGTGGCGCATTCTGCAGGGCGTGATAACCACCTCTCAAGCACTGCTGCTTGTGTACTGGGG TTGCCAGTCCCTGTTCCCAGAGTCAGCCCGTTGGCTGCTGGCCACACATCAGCTGGATCGGGCCAAGAAGCAGCTGCGATTCTTTGCAGAGGCCAATGCGGTGAATCTAGATGGCGAAATGTACGGTGAAGAACATCTGTTTACAG AGATGGACTCGATGGCTGAAGGACCTGTACAGGCCAGATATCACTCCGTGTGCCATCTCTTCCACACTCGCATTGTTTGGAAAAACAGCCTGATTCTGGGCTTCTCAGC GTGTATTGGCACAGGCATCCGCCACAGCTATCTCCAGAACCTGCAGGGCTACGGACCCCCCTTCTATTTTGTCTATTTTCTTATGGCGGCCACAGAGGCGGCCTCGTGTCTCTTTCTCTATGCAACTGTGAACAGGTTTGGCCGGCGTGCCATCCTTCTCCTCTGCACCATCTTAACAGGAGTCTCCTCCCTGCTGCTACTGGCACTGACAGAGT ACCTCTTTCCAGGAATTGCACTGGCTATTTCCATACTGGGCATCCTGGCGTCACATGCCGTGGTTATGCTGAGCGtcttttttgccagtgaggttctTCCCACGGTGATCAG GGGCTCAGGGCTGGGTCTGATCTTGGCCGCCAGCTTTGTCGGAAGAGCAGCAGCTCCCATCATGGACTTGCACAACCGGAAGGGTTTCTTCCTACACCACGTGATCTTCTCCTCCTTTGCCATCCTCTCCGTGCTGAGTATTATGCTCCTGCCAGAAAGCAAACGCAAGAGTCTGCCCGAATCACTGCGGGATGGCGAGAGCCTACGCCGGCCACCGCTCTTCCTGTCTCGTGCCAAGGATGACCTGCCGCTGCTTTCTTCAGCCAGAACCGCACACAGCGATTACAACCCCGAGAACTACTCCCGGCTCATGACCGCCACCAAGAAAATGCTGAGCAAAGATCCTCCTCCTTATCAAGCTGACCGCCTGCAAG